One region of Metallosphaera sedula DSM 5348 genomic DNA includes:
- a CDS encoding NADH-quinone oxidoreductase subunit B family protein produces the protein MKNLLWLQGGACGGNTLSVLNASDPDILSFLYQNNVKLLWHPSLSQECGRDLKKILESIIEGKINLDILLFEGSIVRGPAGKGTFNMFAGKPMMWWVREIAPQANYIVAVGDCASFGGIPAADPNPTESTGLQFHRKEMSGFLGKDFRCKSGLPVINLSGCPVHPEWLITTLTLILRGEMNQEMLDEFNRPRIFYATTTQFGCPRQPYFTYKISTKEFGHKEGCLFFDLGCRGSYTRSSCNNILWNNQSSKTRVGTPCMGCTEFDFPTFNFFKTEKNRSGIPRRLPLGVSKGAYVTFAAIARGAAPQFLERPLIRKKGDWIE, from the coding sequence ATGAAGAACCTCTTGTGGCTACAAGGGGGAGCGTGTGGAGGGAATACTCTCTCTGTCCTAAACGCATCTGATCCCGATATACTATCCTTCCTCTATCAGAACAATGTGAAACTTCTCTGGCATCCGTCGCTCTCACAGGAATGTGGCAGGGATTTAAAGAAAATATTAGAATCGATAATCGAGGGGAAAATAAATCTAGATATTCTCCTTTTTGAGGGTTCTATTGTGAGGGGACCTGCAGGAAAGGGCACATTTAATATGTTTGCTGGAAAGCCAATGATGTGGTGGGTCAGGGAAATTGCACCCCAAGCAAACTACATTGTGGCTGTGGGTGACTGCGCCAGCTTTGGTGGAATACCTGCAGCAGATCCGAATCCAACCGAATCAACCGGGCTGCAATTTCACAGAAAGGAGATGAGCGGTTTCTTAGGAAAGGATTTCAGGTGTAAGTCGGGGCTTCCAGTTATAAATCTCTCAGGTTGTCCAGTTCATCCTGAGTGGCTTATCACTACCTTGACACTCATCCTAAGGGGAGAGATGAATCAAGAAATGTTAGATGAATTTAATAGACCTAGAATATTTTACGCCACAACTACTCAATTCGGTTGTCCCAGACAACCATATTTCACTTATAAAATATCAACTAAGGAATTTGGACATAAAGAAGGATGTCTGTTCTTCGATCTAGGATGTAGGGGATCATACACTAGAAGCTCGTGCAATAACATTCTCTGGAATAATCAGAGCAGTAAGACCAGGGTTGGCACACCGTGTATGGGATGTACAGAATTTGATTTTCCAACCTTTAACTTTTTCAAAACAGAGAAGAACAGATCAGGAATTCCAAGGAGATTACCCTTGGGTGTTTCCAAGGGGGCATATGTAACCTTTGCAGCGATAGCTCGGGGAGCTGCTCCACAGTTCTTGGAGAGACCACTGATAAGAAAGAAGGGAGATTGGATTGAATGA
- a CDS encoding winged helix-turn-helix transcriptional regulator — MDCCLKDDGDLCTTYTPAVYDLITKKYTLSILVLLDKYGKMRFSEILRKVDGLTQRALSIRLKELEHNGIVQREVVNSRPVATIYSLTVQGRAIKNAMLILLELSNLISPNSPKDYFC, encoded by the coding sequence ATGGATTGTTGCCTCAAAGATGACGGAGATCTTTGCACCACATATACACCCGCAGTATACGATTTGATAACCAAGAAATATACGTTAAGTATCTTAGTACTTCTAGACAAATATGGAAAAATGAGATTTAGCGAAATACTAAGAAAGGTAGATGGATTGACACAAAGGGCTCTATCCATAAGACTCAAGGAGCTAGAACATAACGGTATTGTGCAGAGAGAGGTTGTCAATAGTAGGCCTGTTGCCACTATCTATTCTCTCACTGTCCAAGGAAGGGCAATTAAGAATGCGATGTTAATTCTCTTGGAACTCTCGAACTTGATTAGCCCTAATTCCCCGAAGGACTATTTCTGTTGA
- a CDS encoding class II aldolase/adducin family protein has translation MVYMLGNTYCRLCQTNDEQLKRALVLSVRTMYWRGMVSNAGGNQSARLPGSDKIWITPSGYPRSELEPEDLVQIDLDGNVIKGDLRPSIEVNMHLQVYKNRPDVNAVIHAHPPYTMGAALSGYLEITHGEAAAILGDIKIIPYSHPGTVELARNVGEAVRGEGAKVPRIVILMNHGIISVGACVHEARAFAEIMEEWSRFNVASLALGGIKYKLSQTDLRKPGARYIRAVKFGGRPGSH, from the coding sequence ATGGTATACATGTTAGGTAACACGTATTGTAGACTTTGCCAAACTAATGATGAACAGCTTAAACGAGCCCTAGTTCTCAGCGTGAGGACAATGTATTGGAGGGGGATGGTGAGTAATGCGGGGGGTAATCAAAGCGCCAGACTACCAGGTTCGGATAAAATATGGATAACCCCCTCGGGTTATCCCAGATCTGAACTTGAACCTGAGGATCTAGTACAGATTGATTTGGATGGGAATGTTATAAAGGGAGACTTGAGGCCGTCCATTGAAGTAAATATGCACCTCCAGGTTTACAAGAATAGACCAGACGTCAATGCGGTTATTCATGCCCATCCTCCCTATACCATGGGAGCTGCCCTTTCCGGATATCTTGAAATTACACATGGCGAGGCTGCGGCTATACTGGGAGATATAAAGATAATACCGTATTCCCATCCAGGGACAGTGGAGTTGGCTAGAAATGTGGGAGAGGCAGTAAGAGGAGAGGGGGCCAAAGTACCTAGAATCGTGATCCTGATGAATCACGGTATCATTTCAGTGGGCGCTTGTGTTCATGAGGCGCGGGCCTTCGCAGAGATAATGGAAGAATGGTCACGATTTAACGTAGCGTCTTTGGCCTTGGGTGGAATTAAGTACAAGCTTTCGCAAACAGATTTAAGAAAACCTGGAGCTAGGTATATAAGGGCGGTGAAGTTTGGGGGAAGACCTGGATCTCATTGA
- the hypD gene encoding hydrogenase formation protein HypD: MSEYLSLLKYYRDPTLAKALRLRIEELAKKIQENIMIMHVCGSHEWTITHYGIRSLLPENVEVRAGPGCPVCITPATDIDDAVKLAMDGVVVTTYGDMSRARGTKMSLEEARAMGGDVRVIYGVQDAVKMARREPNKDFLFFAVGMDTTAPATAFEMMKGVPDNLSFLVSYRYTPAIQGSVMDSNVLGIDAFISAGHSVTVTGLRPYYEYFLRSKKPMVATGFEPIDVLMSIYMILKQIDEGKPKIENEYTRSVTWEGNVKAQQVMERVFDLEDGYVRGVAVFPKAGFRLKEEFSKKDARVQYGLKDRTKSKDEYVAGARCGEVVMGLIDPPECPLYGKTCKPEDPKGAPMVSQEGTCWIWATHRIVNVSPRCRR; the protein is encoded by the coding sequence ATGAGCGAGTACTTGTCATTGCTAAAGTATTACAGGGATCCGACACTAGCTAAAGCCCTAAGATTGAGAATAGAGGAATTGGCGAAGAAAATCCAGGAAAACATAATGATAATGCACGTGTGTGGAAGCCATGAGTGGACAATAACCCACTATGGTATAAGATCTCTCCTACCTGAAAACGTGGAGGTTAGGGCAGGCCCTGGTTGTCCTGTCTGCATAACGCCTGCTACTGACATAGATGACGCTGTCAAGCTCGCCATGGATGGCGTAGTGGTAACGACCTATGGTGACATGAGCAGAGCCAGGGGTACAAAAATGTCTCTAGAGGAGGCTAGAGCTATGGGAGGAGATGTGAGAGTGATATATGGGGTGCAAGATGCGGTGAAGATGGCTAGAAGGGAACCAAACAAGGATTTCCTTTTCTTCGCAGTGGGAATGGACACTACGGCCCCGGCCACTGCCTTTGAAATGATGAAGGGTGTTCCGGACAACCTGAGCTTCCTTGTTTCCTATAGATATACCCCGGCTATTCAGGGCTCAGTAATGGATTCGAATGTCTTAGGGATAGATGCCTTCATATCTGCGGGTCATTCGGTAACTGTGACTGGACTTAGACCTTATTACGAGTATTTCCTGAGATCTAAAAAACCCATGGTAGCTACTGGGTTTGAACCCATAGATGTACTTATGTCCATTTACATGATTCTAAAGCAAATTGATGAGGGTAAACCAAAGATAGAGAATGAATACACCAGATCAGTAACTTGGGAAGGTAATGTGAAGGCACAACAGGTTATGGAAAGAGTTTTCGATCTAGAGGACGGATATGTTAGAGGAGTTGCGGTTTTCCCTAAGGCGGGATTCAGATTAAAGGAGGAGTTCAGTAAAAAGGATGCCAGAGTTCAATACGGCTTAAAGGACAGGACGAAATCTAAGGACGAATATGTAGCTGGCGCGAGATGTGGAGAGGTCGTTATGGGACTTATAGATCCTCCAGAGTGTCCATTGTATGGGAAAACATGTAAGCCTGAGGATCCGAAGGGAGCTCCAATGGTATCACAGGAAGGAACCTGTTGGATCTGGGCAACGCATAGAATTGTTAATGTTAGCCCTAGATGTAGGAGGTAA
- a CDS encoding HypC/HybG/HupF family hydrogenase formation chaperone: MCVAFPGKVIEISGDFGKIDFGNGTIRDNILLSLVNAQIGDYVLVHAGYAIQVIDEDEARRTIEIWNEMTKDLSHEKKKQDFYEIIGGSE; the protein is encoded by the coding sequence ATGTGTGTTGCCTTTCCTGGAAAAGTTATCGAAATATCAGGTGATTTTGGGAAGATAGACTTCGGAAACGGAACAATAAGGGACAATATTCTCCTGTCACTGGTTAATGCTCAGATAGGGGACTACGTGCTGGTTCATGCAGGTTATGCCATACAAGTAATAGACGAGGACGAGGCCAGAAGGACGATAGAGATATGGAACGAAATGACCAAGGATCTGTCACACGAGAAGAAGAAACAAGATTTTTACGAAATTATAGGTGGTAGCGAATGA